CTATTGAGCATACCAACTGCAAGGCTACAATCTGAGACTAACAGTCCTTCTTTAATGTTGAACCTCTTACTAAGGTGGATACCCTGTTGGATGGCCAGTAACTCAGAAACTAGAGGGTCATAAGCATAGTTGATAAACTTACAGCTTGAAGCTATCACATCTCCCAAACTATCTCTGATAACAACTCCACTGCTGCAGCATCCTTGGTTCTTGTTCACTGCAGCATCCACATTGATTATGAACTCTCCCTCCATAGGGGCGATCCACCTTTGCTGAGCAGAAACGGTTTTGTCAGGAGCGGTACCATGGCTCTGCGCAAACTCTTCCAGATATGTGGCCGCCCATTCCACCACAGCTGTGGCCTCCGGATTCCATTTTCTGAAAGTATCATTGTTACGGCAGTTCCAACATTGCCATGCCAAGATAGAGAAGAAGTTGAATTTTCTTTGGGAAGTTGAAGGGAAATTCTGGACAGGAAGGATATCGGGTCCTCAAGATTCCTTCTTTTCATATTCTTGTTGAAACCCGCCACCTTCCAGATTTGGCGATTTCTTGGGCATTGCCATATTGCGTGATACCAGTCCTCCCTTTGGTGGGAATCCCCACACCTACAGCACCCCTGCTCCTTCCTAAGTTTCCTGCAAAATAGAACACTGTTAGTGGGAAGCCACTTGTTGCTTAGCTTCCAAAGGAAGAGTTTGATTTTGGGAGGGACACGCAAGCTCCACACTGTTTTCCACCATCTCTCTGTATCCCTCATATCTGATCCTTCGGCCCTTTCTTTCTCACGAATAGCCACTTGGTAACCACTGCGCACCGAATATTCACCATTCTGGTTATAATGCCAGATTCTCTTATCTCTAGCCTCCAGAGGTCCTGGAATGATGCTTAAGATACTATCCGCATCCTCCTTAGTAAATATGTTTCGGATGAAGCACTCATCCCACTCCCCATCCGCTTTCCTCAGGTCTACCACTCTAATGCCAGCTGGCAGCTCCGGTTTTTCCAGGAAGGTGAAGTTGAACGGCCTTGGTATCCACTTGTCTTCAACAATTCTAACTTCCTCTCCCGACCCGATTCTCCATCGGGATACCACTTCAATAATTTCCCTTCCCCAAAGAAGACTCCGCCAAATGAAGGAAGGGGCTGAACCCATCTTAGCTTGAAAAAAGTCACAGTCCCTGTGATAGCTGAATTTGAGGACTTTAGCAACCAAGGAGTCCGGAAATCTCTCCAACCTCCAGCATTGTTTAGCAAGCATAGCTTTGTTGAAGAGCTCCATATCTTTGAACCCTAAGCCTCCTCGAAACTTCCTTTTGCACAACTCTTCCCATTTGCACCAATGGATTCTCCTTTTCTTCTCGGAGGAGCCCCACCAGAATTTGGCAGCAATGCTatgaatattatttatcaaatttagagggagtctaaaaCAACTCATGGCGTAAGTAGGCATTGCTTGCACCACCGCCTTAATCAGTACTTCCTTTCCCGCTGCTGAGAACAGGGATCTCTTCCAGCCCTTTATCTTATTCCAGATTCTGCCTTTTATAGAGCTGAAGGTTTCCCTCTTCGATCTGCCAACCAAGCCGGGGATACCCAAATACTTCTCAAAATGCTTCGTGATTTTAACTTCAAACAACCCTGCTATTTCTTTCTTTGTATCTTCATTAACTCTACTTCCGAAGCAAACTTCTGACTTGCCGAAATTAATCACCTGTCCTGAGGCGTCAGTGTACCAGCGGAGAATGTTTCTCAGAGATCTACACCCACTCTCATCTGCATCAAGAAACATGATGCTATCATCGGCGAAGAATAAGTGAGAAACAGTCACCCCTCTTCTTCCAAAGCATATGCCCTCTATAATCTTATTTTGTTCAGCTTCCAAAATCAAACCAGAAAGAGCTTCAGCGCATAGCACGAAGATGAAGGGGGAGAGGGGGTCACCCTGGTGGAGGCCACGTTCTGGAGTTACATTACCTCTGACTTCCCCGTTAATCAGAAAGGAAAAGGAAGCTGAGGTAATGCACCCCATGATTTTCTTCACCCACTCCTCATGATAGCCTATTCTTAACATCAGTCTCTCAACAAATCTCCATTCAATTCTGTCATAAGCTTTGGACATATCAAACTTTAAAGCCATTTTCTTTCCGTTCCCGAAACGATCCTTTCTCATGCAGTGTAATCCTTCGTAACCAATAATTGCATTATCATGGATCACTCTTCCCGCAACAAACGCACTTTGAGAATTCGAAACAGCCATCGCCAAAGAAATTTTCATACGGTCCACCAAGCATTTAGAGATAATTTTATAGACCACCTTGCAAAGGCTAATCGGGCGGTAATCCTCTATCATCTTCGCTTTCGGCACCTTCGGTATGAGTGTAATCAGAGTCTCGTTCAGTTGATGAAGAGGGAGGTTCTCATTTAACACTTTCAGGCAAACACTGACTACATCGCCCCGAACCGAGTTCCAGAATTTCTGATAGAAGAGGGCGGGGAGCCCGTCAATACCTGGTGCTTTGATAGGATTCATACCCTTGATCTCCGAGCGAATATCCTCTTCAGAGAACTGCCCCAGTAATGTCTCATTCATGGCCTCCGAAATTTTTGGTTTAATCCCTCTTAATAACATAAAAAATTTCAGATCACAGaaacagtatgcatggcatctcaaagggtttaaACGTCGAAGAAATTTACCTGGATAAAGATTGAAGATTCTGAAAAGGAATGACTTTGGGTTTGCAAGTGAAGGACCCTTGGCAAAGCGAATGAAGACCTTTGAAGTTCCTGGTTCTGAAATAGTTCTTGAGAGTTCGTGGCAAAGAGATGGCGTGTAAAGCTGTTGATGAAGTGGCaaggattttcaacacgtggccgacacgtggcacagatattgctcgcctatcgaccaggaTTGTTTCCACATGGAAATATCACGTTTTATatatgaccagactggtcgtatactccgttcatttatgtaaagatctgtacaattgtgatgatatccgagaatatctcttcattatgacctgcagatccgtttattaagcatagatattatttcctaattcatgtaactcttcctgagcctataaatactcaagaaatagctcaaggaaggggatggatctttttctttcagaattatattactattatcaattgttgtattgttttcttcttctaaggtctgtgaaactcaggaaccctagttctttgatcacacctttgaagctcactgaggccaaaccactataattctccgtgttctttatttttccattagatcattttctcaacTTCTATATTACTTTTCTGTCGTTTTCtaaactccgtgtcgttgaccgaaatcagggtcaacactctTCATGAAGATCTCCATGCAAAAAAGCATTATTAACATCTAATTGGTGCAAAAACCAGCCATGAGATGAACCTAAAACAAGAAGTAACTTGACATAAACAAGTTTAGCAACAGGAGCAAACGTATCATTATAGTCAATACCTTCTTGTTGTGTGTATCCTTTGGCAACCAACCTTGCTTTGTGTCTCTCTATAGTTCCATCAACATGATATTTGATCTTGTACACCCATTTACAGTCAATAGCATGTTTGTTTGAAGGAAGACTAGCAATAGTCCAAGTATGATTGACTTCTAAAGCGTGAATCTCAGCAGCCATGGCTTGCTACCATTCTGGTTGAGTAGCCACCTGTTGATAACAACTGGGTTTCGAATGGCTTGAAACAGCTAAAACTGAGGCACGAAATGATGGAGACAACCTCCCATAGTCAAGAATAGCAGACGAAGGATAAGAGGTGGAagagaaagaaggaaaaggaaagtggACAGTAGCTAAAGTGCAATGATAGTCTTTGAGGTAGGAAGGTCGTTTGTGAGGGTGGGGGGATCTCAAAGTAGAAGAACAAGGAATGGGAGGAGCTGGTTGTTGTGTCATTTGGGGGTTCATGAGATTGGTAGGGACTGGTTGAGGTGATATTTGTGATACAGTGGTGGGAGTAATATCAGAGGATGGTGGGGAATATTGAAGGGAAGATGGTAAGTGAGGACTCTCGACAGCAATAGGAGAAGAACAACAATCAGAAACAAAACAAGGTAAAATGAgtcagaaaaaaaaatcagaagcaTCAAACATATTATGATTGGAAGAAgctaatggaaaaatatattcATGAAAAATAACATCTCGAGAATAAAATAATTGATTGGTTTCCAAGTCAAGTAACTTGTAAGCTTTCATACCAAGTGGATAACCAAGAAAAATACAAGCACGAGACTGAGGTGAAAACGTATGTCTAGAACTAATAAGGGTGGAAGCATAAGCTAAACAACCAAAAACTTTGAGATGTTGATAATTGAGAGCTTTGTGATACAAAAGCTCAAATGGAGTTCTTTGTTTCAGTAAAGGAAAAGGAATGCGATTGATAAGATGAGTAGCTATAGTGACACAATCACCTCAATAAGCAAGAGGAACATGAGATTGAAACATAAGGGCGCGAGCTACATTTAACAAATGTTGGTGTTTTCGCTCTACAACCAAAATTTTTTCAGGTCTTTGCACACAAGAATGGAAATGTAAAATGCCTAGAGATGAGAAAAGATCATGAAATTGAAGTTCAAGAGCATTATCACAACGAATACCCTTACTTATAGCTTTAAATTGATTTTTGACCATATTATTGAAGTTGGGAATGATTTGGTTAACTTTAGATTTAGTGCGTAACAAATATAGCCAAGTAAAGCGAGAATGATCGTCAACAAGAGTGAGAAAATATCGATGACCTGAAACAGTAAGTGTATGAAAGGGTCCTCATATATCATAATGAATAAGATCAAAAGGCACAGCATATATAAAATTGTGAGAAACAAAAGGAAGACGTTCCGCTTGGAAAAATGACAAATGGAACAATGAAAAACACTTTTATTATCATGAGAAAGTTGTAACATTTTATTAGggtgatatttttttattcaagATGGATGACCTAGTCTATAGTGCCATAAAGTTGTTTTGGAAGGCGCTGAAAAAACAGAAAAACTAGCTGGAGTGAGAAAAACAACTGGAGCATAATTGACTAAATAATAAAGATTACCTATGCGTTCACCCATCCCAATCTGGAGTGCCCGAGAAGTGTCCTGAATGATACAAGACTTGTCAGAAAAAATGAAAGAACAATGACAAGACTGAGATAAAGAACTAACATATAAGAGATGATACTTGAAATCATGTACATAAAGAACATTATGTAATGTAATATGAGGGGAAAGGATAACAACCCCAACCTGAGAAATAGGGACAGATTGACCAGTGGGTAAAGAAACAGAGGCAATATGAGTAGAAGAAATAGTGTGAAATAGAGATAAATCACTACAAACATGATGAGTAGCTCCTGTGTCAATAATCCAAGAATGAGAGGAAACGATAGAAGTCATACCAGTGAAGTTAGAAACAATAGGCTGATCCTCTGAGATGTGATTTGAAGATTGAAGTTGGGTTGAAAGTAGGTGAATAATCTGTTGGCATTGAGTGTTGGAAAGGGTGGCTGCAACATTCTTGGATGGCTCGGGAAGTGTCTCAAATAAATGGTGCTCATCAGCATTAGTGTGATTAGCCACTGGTTTGGAACTTAGAGAAGGTGGAGAGGATCCATCACGAAACTTGAAACTAGGGGGATAGCCGTGTAACTTGTAGCAACGAGCCATGGTGTGACCAGAGATACCACAGTGAGTGCAAAGAGGACGATCAGTACGGCCACGATTGAAGCAAGAGGCAGCAGCAAAAGGCTTGGGAGGAATGGAACTAGAACCGAACTCCTCAGTGGTGGAAGGAAGAGGAGTAAGACATCTTTGATGTTCTTCTTGAACAATGAGAGAAAAAGCCTTATTGATGGAAGGTAAGGGGTAACacttgtaacacttatttattaCCTATATATATATCTACTATATGTATACTATGGTACATGAAATTGAAGAGAAACTAATCCAAATTTAATCTGAatccaactcaacaggcaacatggcttcatacccgtatgctaaggaaaacggggtatgacctgttgttgttcggtgggaagttctgtacgaccaaaggacttcaggaattgttctggccatgctcccttagcttcttcgagtcttttctttagggtatccttcaacgtcttgttaactgcttcgacttgcccattcccctggggatgagcgactgaagaaaatcttttgataatatcgtgacgtttgcagaagtccgtgaatagatcactgtcgaactgggtgccgttatctgagactatcttccttggtaatccatagcgaaagatgatgttttttactacgaaatcaagcactttcttagtcgttatggtcgcgagtggctcagcttcagcccatttggtgaagtagtcaacaaaaACCACTGCATACTATACACCAccctttcctgtaggcaaagatccgattagatctattccccaaactacgAAAGGCCATgaactctgcatctgctttaactcgttgggagctgctcgtgagattttagaaaatctctgacacttgtcacatcttcgcacaaactccattgagtcttcattcattgttggctagaaatatccctgccttaggatcttttttgaaaggctttgccccccagcgtggtccccgcaaaatccttcgtgtacctccttcatcaactctttggctttctcctttgtaatacacctgagaagtggcagtgagtatccccttcggtacaggattccatcgaccaggatatacctagcagcttgccgttgaagggtcctagctttgtttctgtctgcaTGTAGCACGCCGCTtaatagatactctacatatggcgccatccatgtatccgtcatttggatgaccagagtggtttctgctgcttggatgtTGGGCATGGATagtcgctcaactggcactatgttcagattGTCAGCGTCCTTTGCatttgccaactttgccaaagcgtccgtGTTGGAATTTTgatcacgaggtacttgctggag
The Humulus lupulus chromosome 6, drHumLupu1.1, whole genome shotgun sequence DNA segment above includes these coding regions:
- the LOC133784129 gene encoding uncharacterized protein LOC133784129, which encodes MARCYKLHGYPPSFKFRDGSSPPSLSSKPVANHTNADEHHLFETLPEPSKNVAATLSNTQCQQIIHLLSTQLQSSNHISEDQPIVSNFTGHFSGTPDWDG